The following proteins come from a genomic window of Nostoc sp. TCL26-01:
- a CDS encoding HNH endonuclease family protein, with protein sequence MPESPSSNWWQNFTDNQIEEMVYRLGNLTPLEPSLNRQVGNEIYAIKRDTYQQSVYTLTKNILAEEWTPNTVATRQKYLAQRAVHIWKSDFPDD encoded by the coding sequence TTGCCTGAATCACCAAGCAGTAACTGGTGGCAAAATTTTACTGATAATCAGATAGAAGAAATGGTATATCGTCTTGGGAATCTCACACCTTTAGAACCTTCCTTGAATCGTCAAGTAGGTAATGAGATTTATGCAATTAAGCGAGATACTTATCAACAAAGTGTGTATACACTAACAAAAAATATATTAGCTGAAGAATGGACTCCAAATACAGTGGCTACAAGACAAAAATATTTAGCACAACGAGCCGTTCACATCTGGAAATCAGACTTTCCTGACGATTGA
- a CDS encoding Uma2 family endonuclease, whose protein sequence is MAIAIQPQITLKEFLNLPETEPASEFINREIIQKPMPQGEHSTIQGELIITINGVTKPEKIARAFPELRCTFDGVSIVPDIAVFRWQRIPQTASGKIANRFEIHPDWVIEILSPDQKLTKVLSKLLHCSRNGTELGWLLNPEDESVLAVFPGQRVELYEGVDQLPILEGIELSLTVAQVFGWLSFA, encoded by the coding sequence ATGGCGATCGCTATTCAACCCCAAATCACTTTAAAAGAATTCCTTAATCTACCAGAAACTGAGCCAGCATCAGAATTTATCAATCGAGAAATTATTCAAAAACCCATGCCTCAAGGTGAACACAGTACAATCCAAGGTGAACTAATTATTACTATCAATGGAGTCACTAAACCTGAGAAAATTGCACGAGCATTTCCAGAATTGCGCTGCACCTTTGATGGCGTTTCTATCGTTCCTGATATAGCGGTATTTCGCTGGCAGAGAATTCCGCAAACTGCATCTGGTAAAATTGCTAACCGCTTTGAGATTCATCCTGACTGGGTGATTGAGATTCTGTCTCCAGACCAAAAATTAACCAAGGTGCTGAGTAAATTATTGCATTGTTCGCGCAATGGCACTGAGTTGGGTTGGTTACTCAACCCAGAAGATGAAAGTGTGCTGGCGGTATTTCCTGGACAGCGAGTGGAGTTATACGAAGGCGTTGATCAATTGCCGATACTTGAGGGGATTGAGTTGTCACTGACTGTGGCACAGGTTTTTGGGTGGTTGAGTTTTGCCTAA
- a CDS encoding SufE family protein, with the protein MSSTLDALPPALAKIVQRFQRASDPKRRYEQLIWYAQKLPEFPEADKLPENKVPGCVSQVYVTATLNDGKVAFQGESDSQLTKGLVALLIEGLNGLTPTEIVQLTPDFIQATGLNVSLTPSRANGFYNIFKTMQKKALECKLEQ; encoded by the coding sequence ATGTCTTCAACCTTAGATGCTTTGCCGCCTGCACTTGCTAAAATAGTCCAGCGCTTTCAACGTGCTTCTGACCCAAAGCGGCGCTATGAACAATTAATCTGGTATGCTCAAAAACTGCCAGAGTTCCCAGAAGCTGATAAATTACCGGAAAACAAGGTTCCTGGATGTGTTTCACAAGTTTACGTGACTGCCACTTTGAACGATGGTAAAGTTGCATTCCAAGGAGAATCTGATTCTCAATTAACCAAAGGATTAGTAGCGCTGTTAATTGAAGGGTTGAATGGACTAACTCCTACGGAAATTGTGCAACTGACTCCAGATTTTATTCAAGCCACCGGGTTGAATGTTAGCCTCACACCTTCCCGCGCCAACGGATTTTACAACATATTTAAAACTATGCAAAAAAAGGCGCTGGAATGTAAGTTAGAACAATAG
- a CDS encoding saccharopine dehydrogenase-like oxidoreductase has product MSTANIVSAIRVGVLGFGGLGQAAAKVLAGKREMSLVAVADQKGYAYAARGLNFQESIATYQSQGSIGYLEPVGTLTNNSIQDLIDSAQPVDGYFLALPNLPNDFIPTVARQFIQSGWRGVLVDAIKRTSAVEQLMAMKDELQAAGITYMTGCGATPGLLTAAAALAAQSYAEIHKVEITFGVGIANWEAYRATVREDIGHMPGYTVEAARAMTDAEVAALLDKTHGVLTLENMEHADDVMLELAGIVERDRVTVGGVVDTRNPKKPLSTNVKVTGRTFEGKISTHTFTLGDETSMAANVCGPAFGYLKAGRQLHQRGIYGVFTAAEIMPQFVK; this is encoded by the coding sequence ATGAGTACAGCAAATATTGTGTCAGCGATACGTGTGGGAGTGTTGGGCTTCGGTGGACTCGGACAAGCCGCCGCTAAAGTACTTGCTGGTAAACGGGAAATGAGTTTAGTAGCAGTAGCTGATCAAAAAGGTTATGCTTACGCTGCTAGAGGTTTGAACTTTCAAGAATCCATTGCTACCTATCAGTCTCAAGGCTCCATAGGTTATTTAGAACCAGTCGGTACACTGACAAATAATAGTATTCAAGATTTAATCGACAGCGCTCAACCTGTGGATGGGTACTTTTTAGCTTTACCCAACCTACCTAATGATTTTATCCCTACCGTTGCTAGGCAGTTTATCCAATCTGGTTGGCGTGGGGTATTGGTGGATGCCATTAAACGTACCAGTGCAGTAGAACAGCTAATGGCGATGAAAGACGAACTACAAGCAGCTGGGATCACTTACATGACAGGATGTGGTGCAACACCAGGACTATTAACCGCCGCCGCCGCCTTAGCCGCCCAAAGCTACGCCGAAATTCACAAAGTAGAGATTACTTTTGGTGTGGGAATTGCTAACTGGGAAGCTTACCGTGCTACTGTGCGGGAAGATATAGGTCATATGCCTGGTTACACAGTAGAAGCAGCTAGGGCCATGACTGACGCAGAAGTAGCAGCACTACTCGATAAAACTCATGGTGTGCTGACCTTAGAGAATATGGAACACGCCGATGATGTGATGCTAGAGTTAGCAGGGATAGTAGAACGCGATCGCGTGACGGTTGGTGGTGTAGTTGATACCCGTAACCCCAAAAAGCCCCTCAGCACTAATGTCAAGGTTACAGGACGGACATTTGAAGGTAAAATTTCTACCCACACCTTCACTTTAGGAGATGAAACCAGTATGGCAGCTAATGTCTGCGGCCCGGCTTTTGGTTATCTCAAAGCAGGCAGACAATTGCACCAACGCGGTATTTACGGCGTATTTACAGCTGCCGAAATTATGCCTCAATTTGTCAAGTGA
- a CDS encoding Uma2 family endonuclease: MAITLNQVPSMTLEEFFNYDDGTDAMYELEDGELLSMPAESERNQRIAMFILVCLVQLGIPSSQLRMKTEIVTTGSRVRVPDLVVFSEELATVMEGAKRSTVMPEMPPPLLVVEVVSPNQSNRDYRYKRSEYAARGIAEYWIVDAIQERVTVLEWVEGFYEEKVYTGDNAIASPIFTDLTLTAAQVLQCH, from the coding sequence ATGGCAATCACATTAAATCAAGTTCCATCTATGACTCTTGAGGAGTTCTTTAATTATGACGATGGTACAGATGCAATGTATGAATTGGAAGATGGAGAACTGCTATCGATGCCGGCTGAGAGTGAGAGAAATCAACGAATTGCCATGTTTATCCTTGTTTGCCTTGTGCAATTAGGCATCCCATCTTCTCAGTTACGGATGAAAACGGAAATTGTGACTACTGGTTCGCGGGTGCGTGTTCCTGATTTAGTGGTGTTTTCGGAAGAGTTGGCAACTGTGATGGAGGGAGCTAAACGGTCTACAGTCATGCCAGAGATGCCACCACCGTTATTAGTAGTTGAGGTAGTGAGTCCCAATCAGAGCAATCGTGATTATCGCTATAAGCGCTCAGAATATGCGGCACGGGGTATTGCTGAGTATTGGATTGTTGATGCGATACAAGAGCGAGTGACGGTTCTGGAATGGGTAGAGGGTTTCTATGAGGAGAAGGTTTATACAGGAGATAATGCGATCGCTTCGCCAATATTTACTGATCTAACGTTGACTGCTGCTCAAGTTTTGCAGTGCCATTAA
- a CDS encoding AAA family ATPase codes for MTIKVKNLGALRQAEFTLGDLTIICGYNNTGKTYATYALFGFLYTWRTLFPIIINTNKIQQLFADGVIRLDIQEYVQQSEQIVTKACQEYTQQLPKIFAAQAERFKETEFKVILDTRNINFKNKFARTMGSANTEIFSMTKSEDSTELVITLLVEKENIKIPSEIIERIIADALKDIIFDQLFPRPFIASAERTGAAIFRQELNFARNRLLEEMGQADKNIDPMELLFKDYDDYALPIKTNVEFTRKLETIVKKTSFIAENHPDVLADFADIIGGEYTVTHNDELYYVPKGKRVKLSMDESSSAVRSLLDIGFYLRHEAQLGDLLMVDEPELNLHPENQRRVARLFARLVNLGIKVFITTHSDYIIKELNTLIMLNHDKPHLKRIAEEEGYRPAELILAEKIKVYIAEEASIIPEGKTRKQKCSTLTPADIDPELGIEARSFDQTIETMNRIQEAIVWSEE; via the coding sequence ATGACAATTAAAGTTAAAAATCTTGGTGCTTTAAGACAAGCCGAATTTACACTTGGCGATCTGACCATCATTTGTGGCTACAATAATACGGGCAAAACTTACGCGACTTATGCGTTATTTGGTTTTTTGTATACTTGGCGAACGCTGTTTCCCATCATAATTAACACCAATAAGATTCAGCAGCTTTTTGCGGACGGAGTAATTCGTCTTGATATACAAGAATATGTTCAACAGTCCGAGCAGATTGTTACTAAAGCTTGTCAGGAATATACTCAGCAATTACCCAAGATTTTTGCAGCACAGGCTGAACGATTTAAGGAAACAGAATTTAAAGTGATACTGGACACTCGAAATATCAATTTCAAAAACAAATTTGCTCGGACAATGGGATCTGCCAACACGGAAATATTCTCGATGACAAAAAGTGAAGACAGCACAGAATTAGTTATCACTCTACTTGTTGAAAAAGAAAACATAAAAATACCTAGCGAAATCATTGAACGCATCATTGCTGACGCTCTTAAAGACATCATTTTTGATCAGCTTTTCCCTCGTCCTTTCATTGCTAGCGCAGAACGAACTGGTGCTGCGATTTTTCGCCAAGAGTTGAATTTTGCTCGTAATCGTCTTTTAGAAGAAATGGGTCAGGCTGACAAGAATATTGACCCAATGGAACTGCTTTTTAAAGATTATGATGATTATGCTCTGCCTATTAAGACAAATGTGGAATTTACCAGAAAACTGGAAACAATTGTCAAAAAAACTAGTTTCATTGCCGAAAATCATCCCGATGTGCTGGCTGACTTTGCTGACATTATCGGTGGTGAGTACACAGTCACCCACAACGATGAGCTTTACTATGTGCCGAAGGGTAAACGAGTCAAGCTGTCTATGGATGAAAGTTCTAGTGCTGTGCGTTCTCTACTAGATATTGGCTTTTATTTGAGACACGAAGCCCAGCTTGGTGATTTACTGATGGTAGATGAACCAGAACTAAACTTACATCCCGAAAACCAGCGCCGGGTTGCACGACTTTTTGCTCGATTAGTGAATCTGGGTATTAAGGTTTTCATCACTACCCATAGTGATTACATCATCAAAGAACTGAACACACTAATCATGCTCAATCATGATAAACCTCATCTCAAACGAATTGCTGAAGAAGAAGGTTATCGGCCAGCAGAACTGATATTGGCTGAAAAAATCAAGGTTTATATTGCTGAGGAAGCATCGATAATACCGGAGGGTAAAACAAGAAAACAGAAATGCTCAACTCTCACACCAGCCGATATCGATCCAGAACTAGGTATTGAAGCTCGCAGTTTTGATCAAACCATCGAAACAATGAACCGAATTCAGGAAGCAATTGTCTGGAGTGAAGAGTAA
- a CDS encoding AI-2E family transporter, translating to MNLGQWIGLIALILSLYILWQIKEVLLLMFAAVVLATTLNRLARRFQRSGMRRGFAVILSVGIFFAVVIGFFWLIVPPFAQQFHELTYRVPQGFERFNNWLDALRTRIPNQLVSYIPDLNSLIQQAQPFINRALGSSFAFVSGSLEVVLKVLLVLVLTGMLLVDPIAYRKVFVRLFPSFYRRRVEGILDKCETSLEGWVTGAVIAMGVVGLMSVVGLSVLGVKAALALGVLAGFLNLIPNLGPTMSVLPAMAIALLDNPWKVIAVLILYFIIQQTESNFITPVVMAHQVSLLPAVTLIAQLFFVTFFGFLGLFLALPLTVVAKIWVQEILIKDVLDQWDDNQTKETELVIVSHFSGDDDPWADDHPAHQVDDAVSPED from the coding sequence GTGAACCTTGGTCAATGGATCGGCTTAATCGCTTTAATACTTTCTTTATACATATTGTGGCAAATTAAGGAAGTACTTTTATTGATGTTTGCCGCAGTTGTTTTAGCTACTACCCTCAATCGACTAGCAAGGCGCTTTCAACGTTCAGGTATGAGGCGGGGATTTGCAGTCATACTGTCTGTTGGTATCTTTTTTGCTGTCGTCATCGGTTTTTTCTGGTTGATTGTACCGCCCTTTGCCCAGCAGTTTCATGAGCTTACCTATCGAGTTCCCCAAGGATTTGAACGCTTTAATAATTGGCTGGACGCATTGAGAACCAGGATTCCCAATCAGTTAGTGTCTTACATACCCGATCTCAACAGCCTGATCCAACAAGCACAACCATTTATCAATCGCGCCTTGGGTAGTTCTTTTGCCTTTGTCTCTGGTTCCTTGGAAGTAGTACTAAAAGTATTACTGGTGTTAGTGTTAACGGGAATGTTGTTAGTAGATCCCATCGCTTATCGGAAAGTTTTTGTCCGGTTATTTCCCTCTTTTTATCGCCGTCGGGTAGAAGGAATCTTAGATAAGTGTGAAACTTCCTTGGAAGGATGGGTGACAGGTGCGGTGATTGCGATGGGTGTTGTGGGGTTAATGAGTGTCGTTGGCTTATCTGTGTTGGGTGTGAAGGCGGCGCTAGCGTTAGGAGTTTTGGCAGGATTTTTAAACCTAATTCCCAATCTTGGCCCAACTATGAGTGTTTTACCAGCAATGGCGATCGCTCTTTTGGATAACCCCTGGAAAGTGATCGCGGTCTTGATTCTCTACTTTATTATCCAACAAACAGAAAGCAATTTCATCACTCCTGTCGTCATGGCTCATCAAGTTTCCTTGCTACCAGCCGTGACATTAATTGCTCAACTATTCTTTGTCACTTTCTTTGGATTTTTAGGATTATTTTTAGCACTACCTCTAACAGTTGTCGCTAAAATTTGGGTACAGGAAATATTAATCAAAGATGTTCTAGATCAATGGGACGATAATCAGACGAAAGAGACTGAGTTAGTTATTGTTTCTCATTTCTCTGGAGATGATGATCCTTGGGCAGATGATCACCCAGCCCATCAGGTTGATGATGCTGTTTCACCAGAAGATTAG
- a CDS encoding aldo/keto reductase: MLYRRFGRTELQMPVFSCGGMRYQFKWQDVSYEDVPTDNQANLETTIYRAVELGINHIETARGYGSSEMQLGKILPKFPREQLIVQTKVSPVADAQEFRQTFEQSLRYLQLDYVDLLGLHGINNAELLEYSIRPGGCLDVVRKLQAEGKVRFVGFSTHGSTDTIVQTIKTNQFDYVNLHWYYINQWNWPAIAAATRHDMGVFIISPSDKGGKLYNPPAKLVDLCQPLSPMVFNDLFCLSHSQVHTLSLGAAKPQDFDEHLKTLDLIDKASEILPPILAKLEAEAIATLGEDWVKTWETNLPTWESTPGQINIRFILWLLNLATAYDLVDYAKMRYNLLGNGSHWFPGNKADKLDELDLRQCLARSPHAAKIPQLLATAHQLLAGEEVKRLSTT, from the coding sequence ATGCTATATAGAAGATTTGGACGCACAGAATTACAAATGCCGGTGTTTTCTTGCGGCGGTATGAGATACCAATTTAAATGGCAAGATGTCAGTTATGAGGATGTTCCTACTGACAATCAAGCAAATTTAGAAACCACTATCTACAGAGCAGTTGAGCTTGGTATTAATCATATTGAAACTGCCCGTGGCTACGGTAGCTCAGAAATGCAGTTAGGAAAAATACTTCCTAAATTTCCTCGTGAACAATTGATTGTCCAGACAAAAGTTTCGCCTGTCGCGGATGCTCAAGAATTTCGCCAAACTTTTGAACAATCATTGAGATATCTGCAACTGGATTATGTCGATTTATTAGGGCTACATGGGATTAATAACGCTGAATTATTAGAATATAGCATCCGTCCTGGAGGCTGTTTGGACGTAGTCAGAAAGTTACAAGCCGAGGGAAAAGTTAGATTTGTCGGCTTTTCTACTCATGGTTCAACAGATACGATTGTGCAGACAATTAAGACCAATCAATTTGATTATGTCAACCTGCATTGGTATTACATTAATCAATGGAATTGGCCAGCAATTGCAGCTGCTACCCGGCATGATATGGGGGTATTTATTATTAGCCCATCAGATAAAGGTGGTAAGTTATATAATCCCCCAGCAAAATTAGTAGACTTATGCCAACCTTTAAGCCCGATGGTATTCAATGATTTATTTTGCCTAAGTCATTCTCAAGTACATACCTTAAGCTTAGGTGCAGCAAAACCTCAAGATTTTGATGAACACCTAAAAACATTAGATTTAATAGACAAAGCATCTGAGATTTTACCGCCAATTTTAGCGAAGTTGGAAGCAGAAGCGATCGCCACCTTGGGAGAAGATTGGGTAAAAACCTGGGAAACTAACTTACCCACCTGGGAATCCACCCCTGGGCAAATCAATATCCGATTTATTTTATGGCTGTTAAATCTAGCCACAGCTTACGATTTAGTAGACTATGCCAAAATGCGCTACAACTTGCTGGGTAATGGTAGTCACTGGTTCCCAGGTAACAAAGCCGATAAACTAGACGAACTAGATTTGCGACAATGCCTAGCACGCAGCCCCCACGCCGCTAAAATCCCCCAACTTTTAGCCACAGCTCATCAATTATTGGCAGGTGAAGAAGTGAAGCGATTGTCAACAACGTAG
- a CDS encoding cupin domain-containing protein, producing MSEKTTPIAIHAVEAPIRTKPSNYPEPFASRMIGREKRPLGDLFGLTNFGVNLTRLAPNAVSSLRHAHTKQDEFVYILQGYPTLRTDEGCTQLSPGMCAGFKSGTGNGHHLINETSADVLYLEIGDRTPGDEGSYPDDDLQAFLKDGKWKFAHKDGTPYTIS from the coding sequence GTGTCCGAAAAAACAACCCCAATTGCCATCCATGCAGTTGAAGCACCTATCCGAACTAAACCTTCAAACTATCCTGAACCGTTCGCGTCGCGGATGATAGGTAGAGAGAAGCGCCCGCTTGGCGATTTATTTGGACTCACAAACTTTGGTGTGAATTTGACGCGCTTGGCTCCCAATGCAGTTTCGTCCTTGCGTCATGCTCACACCAAGCAAGATGAGTTTGTCTACATTTTGCAGGGATATCCCACCCTCCGGACTGACGAAGGTTGCACACAACTCTCTCCAGGTATGTGTGCAGGTTTTAAGTCTGGTACTGGAAACGGACACCATCTAATCAACGAAACGTCAGCAGACGTTCTGTATCTGGAAATTGGTGACAGAACGCCGGGAGATGAGGGAAGCTATCCTGATGATGATCTCCAAGCCTTTCTGAAGGATGGCAAGTGGAAGTTTGCTCACAAAGACGGCACACCTTATACTATCTCGTAG
- a CDS encoding alpha/beta hydrolase encodes MSTNLLATTDAVGFGGVVKEFLWNWQNQSLRVVYETLGQGSSLLLLPAFSSVSTRLEMGELAKLLAPHFQVVAVDWPGFGASARPSLDYRPEIYQQFLEDFVQSVFTQPITVVAAGHAAGYVLQLAQKRPEACSRIVLSAPTWRGPLPTMGANSKVAGIVRGLVRSPILGQLLYKLNTTPRFLNFMYRRHVFTDVTRLTPSFIEQKWQTTQQPGARFASAAFVTGNIDAIHHQSDFVALVQSLSVPLMVVIGASSPPKSRAEMDTIAALSGVKSAVLPGSLGMHEEYPAAIFAAIADFLLSPHT; translated from the coding sequence ATGTCTACCAATTTACTAGCAACTACCGACGCTGTGGGATTTGGTGGAGTAGTCAAAGAATTCTTGTGGAATTGGCAAAACCAATCATTACGAGTTGTTTACGAAACTCTAGGTCAAGGTTCATCACTACTTTTACTTCCAGCATTTAGCAGTGTCTCTACTCGTCTAGAAATGGGTGAATTAGCTAAGTTACTTGCTCCCCATTTTCAGGTAGTTGCAGTGGACTGGCCAGGATTTGGTGCATCTGCTCGTCCGAGTTTAGATTATCGACCAGAAATATATCAGCAATTTCTTGAAGATTTTGTGCAATCTGTGTTTACTCAACCAATTACTGTGGTAGCGGCTGGTCATGCGGCTGGTTATGTGTTGCAACTAGCGCAAAAACGACCAGAGGCTTGCTCGCGGATTGTTTTAAGCGCACCTACTTGGCGTGGCCCTTTACCAACAATGGGAGCAAATTCAAAGGTAGCGGGGATTGTCAGAGGATTAGTGCGATCGCCGATTCTGGGTCAACTCCTCTACAAACTCAACACTACACCCAGATTTCTCAATTTCATGTACCGCCGTCATGTATTTACAGATGTAACGAGGCTAACACCCAGTTTCATAGAGCAAAAGTGGCAGACAACTCAACAACCAGGAGCCAGATTTGCTTCTGCGGCTTTTGTCACTGGTAATATTGATGCTATTCACCACCAATCTGATTTTGTCGCACTGGTACAGTCTTTATCTGTTCCCCTCATGGTGGTGATTGGCGCATCTAGTCCCCCCAAATCACGTGCTGAAATGGATACTATCGCCGCGCTATCGGGAGTTAAAAGCGCAGTCCTTCCCGGTTCTTTAGGAATGCACGAGGAATATCCAGCCGCTATTTTTGCTGCCATTGCAGATTTCTTGTTATCACCGCACACTTGA
- the ftsH gene encoding ATP-dependent zinc metalloprotease FtsH: protein MPVETDNKNSIKPPRLRQFGGSFLILLTLLLLLNFIVPSFFGTRLPQVPYSDFIAQVQAGKVDRAIVGGDRIEYSIKGQDGIPSNKVFITTPVAIDLDLPKILRDNHVEFAAPPPNQNGWIGTILSWVVPPLIFFGIWGFLMNRQGGGPAALTVGKSKARIYSEGSTGVKFPDVAGVDEAKAELEEIVDFLKNATKYTNLGAKIPKGVLLVGPPGTGKTLLAKAIAGEAGVPFFSISGSEFIELFVGVGAARVRDLFEQAKKQAPCIVFIDELDALGKSRGGAGGFVGGNDEREQTLNQLLTEMDGFDANTGVIIIAATNRPEVLDPALRRPGRFDRQVVVDRPDKIGRDAILKVHARNVKLADDVDLGNIAIKTPGFAGADLANLVNEAALLAARQNRQAVTMADFNEAIERLVAGLEKRSRVLNETEKNTVAYHEVGHAIIGALMPGAGRVEKISVVPRGVGALGYTIQMPEEDRFLMIEDEIRGRIATLLGGRSAEEVVFGKVSTGASDDIQKATDLAERYVTLYGMSDQLGPVAFEKIQQQFLEGYGNPRRSISPKVAEEIDREVKQIVDNAHHIALSILQNNRDLLEETAQALLQREILEGGELRERLSQAKAPEELAEWLRTGKISDDRPLLQTLLV, encoded by the coding sequence ATGCCTGTTGAAACTGATAATAAAAACTCGATTAAACCACCAAGGTTACGGCAGTTTGGCGGGAGTTTCTTAATTCTCCTAACCTTGCTGTTATTACTAAATTTTATCGTACCCAGCTTTTTTGGCACTCGATTACCACAGGTTCCCTATAGTGACTTTATTGCTCAAGTGCAAGCAGGTAAAGTGGATCGGGCAATTGTGGGTGGCGATCGCATAGAATATTCGATCAAAGGTCAAGATGGCATACCATCAAATAAAGTATTTATCACTACTCCGGTAGCTATTGATTTAGACCTACCAAAAATTCTCCGCGACAATCATGTGGAGTTTGCTGCACCACCACCAAATCAAAATGGTTGGATTGGGACGATACTTAGTTGGGTAGTTCCACCGTTAATTTTCTTTGGGATTTGGGGTTTTTTAATGAATCGTCAAGGTGGTGGCCCGGCGGCGTTGACAGTTGGCAAAAGCAAAGCCCGGATTTATTCGGAAGGTAGCACTGGGGTGAAATTCCCCGATGTGGCTGGGGTAGATGAAGCTAAGGCAGAATTAGAAGAAATTGTGGATTTCTTAAAAAATGCCACCAAATATACGAATTTAGGAGCGAAAATTCCTAAAGGCGTGCTGCTAGTGGGGCCTCCGGGGACTGGGAAAACATTATTGGCAAAAGCGATCGCTGGCGAAGCTGGTGTACCATTCTTTAGTATCTCTGGTTCCGAATTTATCGAACTGTTCGTGGGTGTAGGTGCGGCGCGTGTCCGTGACTTATTTGAACAAGCCAAAAAACAAGCCCCTTGTATCGTCTTCATCGATGAATTGGACGCACTAGGCAAGTCGCGCGGTGGTGCAGGTGGTTTTGTCGGGGGGAACGATGAACGGGAACAAACCCTCAACCAGTTACTGACTGAGATGGATGGCTTTGATGCCAACACAGGTGTGATCATTATCGCCGCTACTAACCGTCCCGAAGTCCTCGACCCAGCATTACGTCGTCCTGGTCGCTTTGACCGTCAAGTTGTGGTTGATCGCCCTGATAAAATTGGTCGAGATGCTATTCTCAAAGTTCATGCTCGGAACGTTAAATTAGCCGATGATGTCGATTTAGGTAACATTGCCATCAAAACCCCTGGTTTCGCTGGTGCAGATTTAGCTAACTTAGTGAATGAAGCGGCACTGTTAGCAGCTAGACAAAATCGTCAAGCCGTAACAATGGCAGATTTCAACGAAGCAATTGAACGTCTGGTTGCTGGGTTAGAAAAACGCTCCCGTGTCTTAAATGAAACCGAGAAGAACACTGTAGCCTATCACGAAGTTGGTCATGCCATCATCGGTGCATTGATGCCTGGTGCGGGTAGAGTCGAGAAAATTTCTGTTGTGCCTCGTGGTGTAGGGGCTTTGGGTTATACAATTCAAATGCCCGAAGAAGACCGCTTCTTGATGATTGAAGACGAAATTCGCGGACGTATTGCTACTTTGTTAGGTGGACGTTCGGCAGAAGAAGTCGTCTTTGGCAAAGTTTCTACAGGTGCAAGTGACGATATCCAAAAAGCTACAGACTTAGCTGAACGCTATGTCACACTCTACGGGATGAGTGACCAACTAGGGCCAGTGGCATTTGAGAAAATTCAACAACAATTCCTCGAAGGTTACGGAAATCCCCGTCGTTCCATTAGTCCCAAAGTAGCTGAGGAAATTGACCGCGAAGTCAAGCAGATTGTCGATAATGCTCATCATATCGCCTTGAGTATTCTACAAAATAACCGTGACTTGTTAGAAGAAACAGCCCAGGCATTATTGCAGCGAGAAATCCTGGAAGGTGGCGAACTCAGAGAACGTCTCAGTCAAGCCAAAGCACCAGAAGAACTAGCAGAATGGTTGCGGACAGGTAAAATATCCGACGATAGACCTCTACTACAAACACTGCTGGTTTAA